From Bacillus pumilus, one genomic window encodes:
- a CDS encoding YicC/YloC family endoribonuclease: MIRSMTGFGQASKTDGELTVSVELKSVNHRFKEVHARLPRPLLYFEDTLKKIILRYVQRGRIELFVTIEGGKLASRSLQIDWPLLDEYMKAAKDLEKRYHISGIQHVHDLLGLEHAVQVEESASRNEQLEQLLMDACETAVKELCFMREQEGTSLQKDCELRLSELEAYTEEIKVFAPEVVTQYKDRLNQRLQEWIGEALDESRLTTEAAIFADRCDITEEITRLKSHFQQFQQILMQGGAAGRKLDFLVQELNREVNTIGSKANHHHLTKLVVEMKSAIEKIKEQVQNIE, from the coding sequence ATGATACGCAGTATGACGGGATTCGGCCAAGCGAGTAAAACGGATGGAGAACTGACAGTGTCAGTTGAGCTAAAATCGGTCAATCACCGTTTTAAAGAGGTTCATGCCCGTTTGCCGAGGCCGCTTTTATATTTCGAAGACACATTAAAAAAAATCATTCTTCGTTACGTGCAGCGCGGTAGAATTGAGCTGTTTGTCACGATTGAAGGCGGTAAACTAGCAAGCCGGTCCTTGCAGATCGACTGGCCGCTGCTTGATGAATACATGAAAGCCGCAAAAGACCTCGAGAAGCGCTATCACATTTCAGGCATTCAGCATGTACATGACTTACTGGGGCTGGAGCATGCCGTTCAAGTAGAAGAGTCGGCCAGCCGAAATGAGCAGTTAGAGCAATTGCTGATGGATGCTTGTGAAACGGCTGTCAAGGAGCTTTGCTTCATGAGAGAGCAGGAGGGGACATCACTTCAAAAAGACTGTGAGCTGAGGCTTTCTGAATTAGAGGCCTATACAGAAGAAATCAAAGTCTTTGCACCAGAAGTTGTGACTCAGTATAAAGACAGGCTCAATCAGCGATTGCAAGAATGGATCGGAGAGGCGCTTGACGAAAGCAGATTGACAACAGAGGCTGCCATCTTTGCTGACCGCTGTGACATTACAGAAGAGATTACGAGATTGAAAAGTCACTTTCAACAGTTCCAGCAAATCTTGATGCAAGGCGGTGCTGCCGGCAGAAAACTTGATTTTCTTGTACAGGAGCTCAACCGTGAAGTGAACACCATTGGCTCAAAAGCGAACCATCATCATTTAACAAAGCTGGTGGTTGAAATGAAAAGTGCTATTGAAAAAATAAAAGAACAAGTGCAAAATATAGAATAG
- the coaBC gene encoding bifunctional phosphopantothenoylcysteine decarboxylase/phosphopantothenate--cysteine ligase CoaBC, with protein sequence MLQSKNILLGVSGGIAVYKAAALTSKLVQAGANVRVIMTESAREFVSPLTFQALSRHEVYVDTFKENNPKVIAHIDVADWADLILVAPATAHTIGKMAAGLADDMLTTTLLASTAPVWIAPAMNVHMYDHPAVKRNIRTLYEDGYRFIEPSEGYLACGYIGKGRLEEPEKIVEHIRAFFEKPKSLPLSGKKVVVTAGPTREVIDPVRFFTNRSSGKMGYAIAEAAQQMGADVTLISGPVSLTAPDHVHVVHVESAEDMYQAVLDVYEEADLVIKSAAVADYTPVTSYPHKMKKQDGALEIEFTRTKDILKELGKRKEHQVLVGFAAETQDVEYYAKKKIESKHLDMIVANNVTKEGAGFGTDTNVAAVIKADGTTKELPMMSKKDLAFEILKEAKQLLPKERDRA encoded by the coding sequence ATGTTACAGTCAAAAAATATTTTGCTCGGCGTCAGCGGAGGAATCGCCGTATATAAAGCAGCTGCTCTTACTAGTAAACTCGTACAGGCGGGCGCAAATGTAAGAGTGATTATGACGGAATCTGCCCGTGAATTTGTGTCTCCGCTTACCTTCCAAGCTCTGTCTCGACATGAGGTGTATGTGGATACATTTAAAGAAAACAATCCAAAAGTCATTGCGCATATTGACGTAGCTGACTGGGCCGATCTCATTCTTGTTGCCCCTGCAACAGCACATACGATTGGTAAAATGGCGGCAGGGCTTGCAGATGATATGCTCACGACGACCTTACTTGCTTCAACCGCTCCTGTATGGATCGCACCAGCAATGAATGTGCATATGTATGATCACCCGGCTGTAAAGCGGAACATTCGCACATTATATGAGGACGGCTACCGGTTTATTGAGCCGAGTGAAGGTTATTTAGCCTGCGGCTACATTGGAAAAGGGCGGTTAGAGGAGCCTGAAAAAATTGTTGAGCACATCCGTGCATTTTTTGAAAAGCCAAAAAGCTTACCGCTTTCAGGTAAAAAAGTCGTGGTGACAGCAGGTCCTACACGAGAAGTCATCGATCCTGTGCGTTTCTTTACAAATCGATCGTCAGGAAAAATGGGCTATGCGATTGCAGAGGCTGCGCAGCAAATGGGGGCTGATGTCACGCTCATTTCAGGACCTGTTTCTTTAACGGCACCTGACCATGTACATGTGGTGCACGTTGAATCGGCAGAGGACATGTATCAAGCCGTATTAGATGTGTACGAGGAAGCGGACCTTGTCATTAAATCAGCAGCTGTCGCCGACTATACCCCTGTGACATCATATCCTCATAAAATGAAAAAACAGGACGGCGCCTTAGAGATTGAATTCACCCGGACAAAAGATATTTTAAAAGAGCTGGGGAAAAGAAAAGAGCATCAAGTGCTTGTCGGTTTTGCAGCTGAAACGCAGGATGTAGAATATTACGCGAAAAAGAAAATCGAATCCAAGCATTTAGATATGATTGTGGCCAACAACGTCACAAAAGAAGGTGCAGGCTTTGGCACAGACACAAATGTAGCAGCCGTCATCAAAGCAGATGGTACAACAAAAGAGCTGCCGATGATGAGCAAAAAAGACCTCGCTTTTGAAATCTTAAAGGAGGCAAAACAGCTGTTGCCAAAAGAGCGTGATCGAGCATGA
- the rpoZ gene encoding DNA-directed RNA polymerase subunit omega, whose translation MLDPSIDSLMNKLDSKYTLVTVSARRAREMQIHQDQQIENTKSYKFVGKALEEIDAGLLTFEKEDQE comes from the coding sequence ATGTTAGATCCTTCAATTGACTCATTGATGAACAAACTTGATTCAAAATATACACTTGTGACAGTGTCTGCACGCCGTGCACGTGAAATGCAGATCCACCAAGATCAGCAAATCGAAAATACAAAGTCTTACAAATTCGTAGGCAAAGCACTGGAAGAAATCGATGCCGGTCTTTTGACATTTGAAAAAGAGGATCAAGAATAA
- the remA gene encoding extracellular matrix/biofilm regulator RemA has protein sequence MTIKLINIGFGNIISANRMISIVSPESAPIKRMIQDARDRGMLIDATYGRRTRAVVIMDSDHVILSAVQPETVAQRLSVKEEIIDEGQG, from the coding sequence ATGACCATAAAGTTGATCAATATCGGATTTGGAAACATCATTTCAGCGAATCGGATGATTTCGATCGTCAGTCCAGAATCAGCACCGATTAAACGAATGATACAAGACGCAAGAGATCGAGGCATGCTCATAGATGCTACATACGGAAGAAGAACCCGTGCTGTTGTCATTATGGACAGTGACCATGTCATCTTATCTGCCGTTCAGCCTGAGACTGTCGCGCAAAGACTTTCTGTAAAAGAAGAAATCATAGATGAAGGGCAGGGGTAA
- the gmk gene encoding guanylate kinase translates to MKERGLLIVLSGPSGVGKGTVRQAIFSQEDTKFEYSISVTTRKPREGERNGVDYFFKSREEFEHMIENKKLLEWAEYVGNYYGTPVDYVEQTLSEGKDVFLEIEVQGALQVREAFPEGLFIFLAPPSLSELQNRIITRGTESEELIRNRMAAAKEEIEMMDAYDYVVENDDVELACERIKAIVLAEHLRRDRVAPRYKKMLGVE, encoded by the coding sequence ATGAAAGAAAGAGGACTTTTAATCGTTCTCTCTGGACCTTCGGGAGTTGGAAAAGGAACGGTCAGACAAGCCATTTTCTCCCAGGAAGATACGAAATTTGAATACTCTATTTCTGTGACGACACGTAAACCGCGTGAAGGTGAAAGAAATGGTGTCGATTATTTCTTTAAATCCAGGGAAGAATTTGAACATATGATTGAAAACAAAAAGCTGTTAGAATGGGCAGAGTATGTCGGGAATTACTACGGCACGCCTGTTGACTATGTAGAACAGACATTAAGCGAAGGAAAAGATGTTTTCCTTGAAATCGAAGTGCAAGGTGCACTTCAAGTAAGAGAAGCATTCCCAGAAGGTCTTTTTATTTTCCTTGCACCGCCTAGTCTTTCAGAACTTCAAAACCGCATCATTACACGTGGTACAGAGTCTGAGGAACTCATTCGCAATCGAATGGCTGCTGCAAAAGAAGAGATTGAAATGATGGATGCTTACGACTATGTCGTGGAAAACGATGATGTCGAGCTTGCTTGTGAAAGAATCAAAGCGATCGTCCTTGCAGAACACCTGCGCAGAGACAGAGTCGCACCAAGATATAAAAAAATGCTGGGGGTAGAATAA